The genomic segment CGCATCGGTCTGGGGGCTGGCCCAGTACGGGACCCGTCTGGTGCTGGTGGCCGAGGTGCCACAGGGGCAGGTCGGCGAGGGCGACGACGCGGACAATGGCGGGGTTCGGGTGAGCGGCCTGCGGCTGGGTCACCTGCAGAGCTTCTTCACCGACGAGGCCGGCCAGAGCCTGGTGGCCGAGGCCTCCCGCGCCGTGGAAGGCCTGGGCCTCGACGAGGCGTGGGAGACCGACGAGGTGCAGCAGCTGATGCGCGGCACCAGCCTCCTGTGGCATTCGGTGGAAGAGCTGGCCCGTCTCGGGAAGGATGTCTGACATGCCTCGTTCACTCTGGAAGGGCGCGATCTCCTTCGGCCTGATCACGATTCCCGTCAAGCTCTACGGTGCCACGGAGGAGAAGGACATCTCCTTCAAACAGGTGCATCCCGCCGACGGCGGCAAGATCAAGTACAAGCGTGTCTGCGAGAAGTGCGGCGAGGAAGTGCCCTATGCCGAGATCGGCAAGGGCTACGAGGCACCCGACGGCCGGATGGCGGTGCTGAGCAAGGAGGATCTCGACTCGCTGCCGCTGAGCTCCGCCAAGAGCGTGGACGTCGTGCAGTTCGTCGACGAGGACGAGATCGACCCCACCTATTTCGAGAAGACCTATGTGGTGGAGGCCGAGGGACCCGGCGCCAAACC from the Luteococcus japonicus genome contains:
- a CDS encoding DUF6912 family protein; the protein is MSGVLVFVPCSPERALALSDGESFASCQAFAVTPSLLRALDLTPADDEDAEYGCMLLASVWGLAQYGTRLVLVAEVPQGQVGEGDDADNGGVRVSGLRLGHLQSFFTDEAGQSLVAEASRAVEGLGLDEAWETDEVQQLMRGTSLLWHSVEELARLGKDV